The window TCCCGTCGGTGAGCATTCTGGCCAACGGGAGCGCCGCCGCCGATCACGCCCGCCAGTTCGAGGTCAACGAGGCGGTGCTGCAGGACTTTCGGAAGTATCTCGACAACCTCGAGATCAACTATACCGACGAGGAGTTTCAGCAGAACGTCGCGTTCAGCCAACGGGGCATCAAGGCGGAGCTGTTCACCCGCATCTTCGGCGTGCTGGACTGTTTCAAGATCCGCGCCGAAGGCGACGACCAGATCGCCAAAGCCCTGGAGGTGATGCCGGAGGCCCGCAGCATGCTTGTCAAAACGAAGGAGATCTTGGCCACCATCGGCGACCGGAAACGACGGGGCGGCATATGAGCGACACGCGGGTCTGGTACATCACGGTGGACGGCGCCACGCAGGGTCCGTTCACCGCCGGCGAGGTCCGCGGCCAGCTGCAGGCGGGCAACATCAATCCCCAGACGTACGTGTTTCGGCAGGGACTCGGAGGCTGGATTCCGCTGGCACAGGCGCCCGAGTTGGGGGCTGCGGCGCCGGTCCCCCCGCCGCCCCGAGCCGTCGCGCCGGCGCCCGCTGCGGGGGCGTCCGCCGGCCGGCGCTGCCACGAAATCGACTACCAGATCCACGGCGACGACATGCAATTCGTGGACGTGGTGCTGGACCCCGGCGAGGCGGTGATCGCCGAAGCCGGCACCATGATGTACATCACCAACGGCATCCAGATGGAGACGCGCTTCACCGACGGCAGCTCGCCCGACAAGGGATTCATGGGCAAGCTCCTCGACGCCGGCAAGCGTGTCGTCACCGGTGAAAGCCTGTTCCTGACCCTGTACACGAACCGCGGCGCGGGCCGCGAGACAGCGGCCTTTGCCGCACCCTATCCCGGCAAGATCATCGTCGCCGATCTCAAGGAACATGACGGCACCCTGATCTGCCAGAAGGACTCCTTCCTCTGCGCTGCGTACGGCACTGCGCTTGGCATCGCCTTCACCAAGCGGCTCGGCGCCGGCTTCTTCGGGGGCGAGGGGTTCATCCTCCAGAAGATGGAGGGGGACGGCAAGGTGTTCATTCACGCCTGTGGCACCATCGTCAAACGGGTGCTGGGGCCGGGTGAGACCCTGCGCGTGGACACCGGCTGTCTCGTGGCCATGGACCGGAGCGTGACCTACGACATCCAGTTTGTGGGCAGCGTCAAAACGGCGGTCTTCGGCGGCGAAGGCCTGTTCTTCGTCACCCTGACGGGCCCCGGTCAGGTGTTCCTGCAGTCGCTCCCCTTCAGCCGGCTGGCTGACCGGATCTATTCGCACGCTCCGAGCGCCGGCGGCTCCCGCAAGGAGGAGGGATCGGTGCTGGGCGGGTTGGGCAGCCTCCTCGGAGGGGACCGTTAGGCGGCGGATCGTCGAGCCGGCGAAGCGGCGAATTGGTGAGTCGGGAGACGGGAACCGGAAGACGGAAGTCGGCCAAACGCAGACGAATCGATCCTCAACCATCAACGATCAACATTCCAAGCGCCCCGTCCTAATCGCCGGACAGCCGCTCGATGAGCTGCTTGATCTCCGACTCGATCCGGTTTTTCTGTGCTTCGCCCAGCAGCTCGCGGGCGGCTTTCATCTGTGACGTGAGGATCCGGAGGTAAACGTTGTAGACGTAGTCCGTCTTGTGGGGGGTGGACAGATTCATGATGTTGAGGTCGAGCAGATCAGGGTCCAGCCAGCCCTTGCTGTTCATTTCCACATTGTGGAGGAGGGTCTTCTCTTCCTGCCGGATCTCCTCGTAGTAGTTGCGCAGGATCTTTTCGGCCATGGGACCGGCGCCGGTTTTGAGCGTCTGGAGGATGCTCTCGAAAATCTGGTTGAAGAGCACC of the Acidobacteriota bacterium genome contains:
- a CDS encoding TIGR00266 family protein produces the protein MSDTRVWYITVDGATQGPFTAGEVRGQLQAGNINPQTYVFRQGLGGWIPLAQAPELGAAAPVPPPPRAVAPAPAAGASAGRRCHEIDYQIHGDDMQFVDVVLDPGEAVIAEAGTMMYITNGIQMETRFTDGSSPDKGFMGKLLDAGKRVVTGESLFLTLYTNRGAGRETAAFAAPYPGKIIVADLKEHDGTLICQKDSFLCAAYGTALGIAFTKRLGAGFFGGEGFILQKMEGDGKVFIHACGTIVKRVLGPGETLRVDTGCLVAMDRSVTYDIQFVGSVKTAVFGGEGLFFVTLTGPGQVFLQSLPFSRLADRIYSHAPSAGGSRKEEGSVLGGLGSLLGGDR